Proteins encoded together in one Misgurnus anguillicaudatus unplaced genomic scaffold, ASM2758022v2 HiC_scaffold_34, whole genome shotgun sequence window:
- the LOC141363358 gene encoding prostaglandin G/H synthase 1-like — MRKVLTIRANLIPSPPTYNSKYDYLNWEAYSNITYYTRILPPVPQDCPKPMGTKGKMELPDPKLLAERFMLRRNFRPDPQGTNLMFAFFAQHFTHQFFKTHNRVGLGFTKGLGHGVDAGHIYGDSLDRQLDLRLHKDGKLKYQIINGEIFPPKVADVPVKMSYPPSVPLDQQLAIGQEVYGLLPGLSMYATLWLREHNRVCDILKKEHPTWGDEQLFQTARLIIIGETIHIVIEDYVQHLSGYLLKLKFDPTLLFTSQFQYQNRIAVEFNQLYHWHPLMPDSFHIAGEEFQYPQFLFNTSILTHFGVEKLVEAFSTQPAGQIGGGQNINKMVLKVAEGVIVESRELRLQPFNEYRKRFNLRPYTSFSELTGDKKVAKELEELYGDIDAVEFYPGLLLEKTRAGAIFGESMVEMGAPFSLKGLMGNPICSPDYWKPSTFGGQTGFDIVNTASLKKLVCLNTKWCPYVSFRIPQSDYEKLRRSHGEL; from the exons TAAGAGCCAATTTAATTCCAAGCCCCCCGACATACAATTCCAAATATGACTACCTGAACTGGGAAGCGTATTCCAACATCACCTACTACACAAGAATTCTGCCTCCAGTTCCTCAAGACTGCCCTAAACCTATGGGAACGAAAG GAAAAATGGAGCTTCCAGACCCCAAACTCCTTGCAGAAAGGTTCATGTTGAGACGGAATTTCAGGCCGGACCCTCAGGGAACGAATCTGATGTTTGCCTTCTTCGCTCAGCACTTCACGCACCAGTTCTTCAAGACTCACAACCGAGTGGGTCTCGGGTTTACAAAAGGCCTGGGTCACGGG GTTGATGCTGGACACATTTATGGAGACAGTCTTGATCGCCAACTAGACCTCAGGCTTCACAAAGATGGGAAATTGAAGTACCAG ATAATAAACGGTGAGATTTTTCCCCCCAAAGTGGCAGATGTGCCAGTGAAAATGAGTTACCCACCCTCCGTACCGCTGGACCAGCAGCTGGCCATAGGTCAAGAAGTTTATGGACTGCTGCCCGGTCTCAGCATGTACGCCACCTTGTGGTTACGTGAGCACAACCGCGTGTGTGACATCCTGAAGAAAGAACATCCAACATGGGGAGATGAGCAGCTCTTTCAGACAGCCAGACTCATTATTATAG GTGAGACTATCCATATTGTGATCGAAGATTACGTGCAGCACCTGAGTGGTTACCTGCTGAAGTTGAAGTTCGACCCTACGCTGCTCTTCACTTCTCAATTTCAATATCAGAACCGCATTGCTGTCGAGTTCAACCAGCTGTACCACTGGCACCCGCTCATGCCCGACAGCTTTCACATCGCTGGAGAAGAGTTTCAGTACCCTCAGTTCCTGTTCAACACCTCCATCCTTACTCACTTCGGAGTGGAAAAGCTGGTCGAGGCTTTCTCAACCCAACCTGCGGGACAG ATTGGAGGTggacaaaatattaataaaatggtATTAAAGGTAGCGGAGGGTGTCATCGTAGAGTCAAGAGAACTTCGGCTTCAGCCCTTCAACGAGTACCGCAAGAGATTCAATCTGAGACCATACACATCCTTTTCTGAATTAacag GTGATAAGAAGGTGGCTAAAGAACTTGAAGAGCTCTATGGTGACATTGATGCGGTCGAATTCTACCCAGGCCTCCTCCTGGAGAAGACCCGAGCCGGCGCGATATTTGGCGAAAGCATGGTGGAAATGGGAGCGCCGTTTTCCTTAAAAGGCCTCATGGGAAATCCCATTTGCTCCCCTGATTACTGGAAACCCAGTACGTTTGGGGGTCAGACGGGTTTTGATATAGTTAACACCGCCTCGTTAAAGAAACTAGTTTGCCTCAATACAAAATGGTGCCCGTACGTATCTTTCCGCATTCCTCAATCAGACTACGAGAAACTGAGAAGATCTCATGGTGAACTTTAG